One region of Brachyhypopomus gauderio isolate BG-103 chromosome 9, BGAUD_0.2, whole genome shotgun sequence genomic DNA includes:
- the trmt6 gene encoding tRNA (adenine(58)-N(1))-methyltransferase non-catalytic subunit TRM6 isoform X1, which yields MADTVTDTDAECRIREGDYVVLKRGDVYKSVQIDKKKKVIFEKQWIFLDGAVGELYGSTFEVNAGAKLSLRKTNNSGSSAETKEAGLDNRHIVDDGKSQKLTRDDIESLKEQGLKGQEIVQQLIDNSTTFRDKTEFAQEKYIKKKKKKYENSITVLKPTSRILAMMYHGREPGKVCHLRCDTLAQLLTLGNIHAGSKVIVFETCAGLVLGSVMERMGGYGSVIQMYPGGGPVRAATDSFGFPSHFHDTLHEFPLCKLSALLSGTLNTEEKDPDGQSDGRPGERVTSSQLSSGGGEEASSEPQKMEVCAEQATDKDKERMERLREQKAQEKRVKMEEKRKRLCAAAALLKGRDADGLVIASRFHPCPVLLGLLKFVAPSRPFVVYCQYREPLIECYTKLREQGGAINLRLTDTWSRHYQVLPNRTHPKLLMSGGGGYVLSGTTVAANGGPSGPRQGTAGEPLAKRLRRDETTAASDSSTSFGSV from the exons ATGGCGGACACGGTGACCGACACTGATGCCGAATGCAGAATCCGCGAAGGAGACTACGTTGTGTTGAAGAGAGGCGACGTTTACAAGTCTGTGCAGATTGACAAGAAAAA GAAGGTGATTTTTGAGAAGCAGTGGATCTTCTTGGATGGTGCCGTTGGGGAATTATATGGGTCGACGTTTGAAGTCAACGCTGGTGCGAAACTCAGTCTACGGAAAACAAACAACTCAGGAAGTTCCGCAG AGACCAAAGAAGCAGGCCTGGATAACAGACACATTGTAGATGATGGTAAATCACAGAAACTGACAAGAGATGACATCGAGTCACTCAAAGAGCAAGGGCTTAAGGGCCAG GAAATTGTTCAGCAGCTTATAGACAACAGTACAACCTTCAGGGATAAAACAGAATTTGCTCAGGAGAAATAcatcaagaaaaaaaagaaaaa GTATGAGAACTCTATAACAGTCCTGAAGCCCACCTCTCGTATTCTAGCCATGATGTACCATGGCAGAGAACCTGGGAAGGTTTG TCATCTGCGGTGTGATACGCTGGCCCAGCTGCTGACCCTGGGAAACATCCACGCGGGCAGTAAGGTCATCGTGTTTGAGACGTGTGCTGGCCTCGTTCTCGGCTCTGTTATGGAGAGAATGGGGG GCTATGGCTCCGTGATCCAGATGTATCCCGGCGGAGGTCCGGTCCGGGCAGCTACGGACAGCTTCGGCTTCCCCTCACACTTCCACGACACGCTGCACGAGTTCCCCCTGTGTAAGCTCAGCGCCCTGCTCTCAGGAACACTGAACACGGAGGAGAAAGACCCGGACGGGCAGAGCGACGGGCGACCGGGCGAGAGGGTCACCTCCTCCCAGCTCTCCTCGGGTGGAGGCGAGGAGGCCAGCTCTGAGCCACAGAAGATGGAGGTGTGCGCAGAGCAGGCCACAGACAAGGACAAGGAACGCATGGAGAGGCTGCGTGAGCAGAAA GCACAAGAGAAGAGAGtgaagatggaggagaagaggaagaggctgTGTGCTGCCGCCGCCCTGCTGAAGGGGCGAGACGCAGACGG GCTGGTGATTGCTAGCCGGTTCCACCCGTGTCCTGTGCTGCTGGGCCTGCTGAAATTTGTGGCTCCTTCCAGGCCATTTGTCGTGTATTGCCAGTACAGAGAG CCATTAATTGAATGCTATACGAAGCTTagggagcagggaggagcaATAAATCTCAGACTGACAGACACCTGGAGCAGACATTACCAG GTGTTGCCCAACAGGACCCACCCCAAGCTGCTGATGAGTGGTGGGGGGGGCTATGTGCTCTCTGGAACCACGGTGGCTGCTAACGGGGGCCCCTCTGGACCTCGGCAGGGCACAGCGGGCGAGCCCCTCGCAAAGCGGCTCAGACGAGACGAGACCACAGCCGCGAGTGATTCCTCTACCTCTTTTGGTTCAGTCTAA
- the chgb gene encoding secretogranin-1, with protein MKFLFILVVAVTLFEDTKSLPIGQNGRREDLLTQCLVQIISKTLSKPDLTPLQPCKEILNAGSGHSVPMKKLEEDVLSSEKEKRHGEETNEEAIGKLLMTNEEKREDMDEERSQEEFPNYYKRHHFLANTEKREDPEDERSQEEFTHQRHFSLSNKEKREDPDEERSQEEFPFYEQKRYHLVTSKEKREEPDYDRSQEDFPNYPYKRHHEDDRSREKRIWNLHRYHHQKVQHKRDHDWSGEDSAELSSQEKRSRESGEDEEEERAKQYWQPSLRYHQKKHRKQDEEFSEEEPGTMESDEREKKVWWPSNHYYQQQHQKRRGESTEEDSEEQSSEKRPEESDESDDGEKRSWKQAHMHHHKKHHYKHGESVDFQNEDEAKNEKKHHFYDSQEETFKHHLPEEEEEELIARALSENKHHFGSPVEKRHHGSADREKQEEEAALRYLTEKRSDLEEHLLKEGEAYEKRNPWIYREYYHPSWYKKSLDEKTTGLHPSQKLEDLASTLRYKRGLLALKGEGEMAAVRQRALTPEELKELEKLASADQHLKQISQVQKK; from the exons ATGAAGTTTCTGTTTATCCTTGTTGTGGCTGTGACCCTCTTTGAAG ACACAAAGTCATTGCCAATTGGACAAAATGGCAGAAGAGAAGACTTG CTCACCCAGTGTTTGGTTCAGATTATTTCCAAGACCCTGTCCAAACCAGATCTTACTCCACTGCAACCATGTAAAGAAATTCTCAATGCAG GTTCTGGTCACTCTGTACCTATGAAGAAGCTTGAGGAGGATGTTCTGTCTTCAGAGAAGGAGAAGAGACATGGAGAGGAGACAAACGAGGAAGCAATTGGTAAACTCCTCATGACAAATGAGGAAAAGCGTGAGGACATGGATGAGGAACGAAGCCAGGAGGAATTCCCAAATTATTATAAAAGGCACCATTTTttagcaaacacagaaaaacgTGAAGACCCCGAGGATGAGAGGAGTCAAGAGGAATTCACTCATCAAAGGCACTTTTCTCTCTCCAACAAAGAGAAGCGTGAGGACCCAGATGAGGAACGAAGCCAAGAAGAATTCCCATTCTATGAGCAGAAAAGGTACCATCTTGTAACAAGCAAGGAAAAGCGTGAAGAACCTGATTATGATAGAAGCCAGGAAGACTTTCCAAATTATCCATACAAAAGGCACCATGAAGACGATAGGAGTCGGGAGAAGCGAATTTGGAACCTTCACAGATATCATCACCAGAAGGTTCAGCACAAACGGGATCATGACTGGTCTGGTGAAGATTCTGCAGAATTAAGTTCTCAAGAGAAGAGGTCTAGAGAATCAGGggaagacgaggaagaggagagagccAAGCAATATTGGCAGCCCAGCCTTAGATACCACCAAAAGAAACACCGCAAACAAGATGAGGAGTTTTCTGAAGAAGAGCCTGGAACTATGGAGAGTGATGAAAGAGAGAAGAAGGTCTGGTGGCCTAGTAACCACTACTACCAACAACAGCACCAGAAACGCAGGGGAGAATCAACAGAAGAGGATTCTGAGGAGCAATCCTCTGAGAAAAGACCAGAGGAGTCAGACGAGAGTGATGATGGAGAAAAAAGGTCCTGGAAGCAAGCCCACATGCACCACCACAAGAAACATCACTACAAGCATGGCGAGTCAGTCGATTTTCAAAACGAAGATGAGGCAAAGAACGAAAAGAAGCATCACTTCTATGATTCACAAGAGGAGACCTTCAAGCACCACTTGCccgaagaggaagaagaggaacttATTGCCCGAGCACTAAGTGAAAACAAGCATCACTTTGGAAGTCCGGTGGAGAAAAGGCACCATGGCAgcgcagacagagagaaacaggaggaggaggcagcACTGAGATACCTGACAGAGAAAAGAAGCGATTTGGAGGAACATCTGCTGAAAGAGGGTGAAGCTTATGAGAAGCGCAATCCCTGGATTTACAGAGAATACTACCATCCATCCTGGTACAAGAAGAGCCTTGATGAGAAGACTACCGGGCTGCACCCTTCACAGAAGCTGGAGGACCTCGCCAGCACCCTGCGCTACAAGAGGGGCCTTCTGGCTCTcaaaggggagggagagatggctGCAGTCCGTCAGAGGGCTCTCACTCCAGAGGAG TTAAAGGAACTGGAGAAACTGGCCTCTGCAGACCAGCATCTAAAACAGATTAGCCAAGTTCAAAAGAAGTGA
- the fermt1 gene encoding fermitin family homolog 1: MVTAAEYGHNSWDLLIQVDQREGDETMKFKIRVKGDLHIGGLMLKLVEKIKAPQDWSDHALWWERRNIWLLKTHWTLDKYGVQADATLRFTPQHKALCLQLPNMKTIRLAVTFSAVVFRAVVEICRALNIRRSEELSLLKLPDDTKKKKKKDKNKDDMEDDVIDMDNIGGPAGTGLYSKTMTATYDPESGTPASATSLWFGENPLTASQPNVAPEELAKMFQPLSMEDKAAINAGWLDSSSSLMEQGVQENDRLLLRFKYHCFFDLNPKYDAVRITQLYEQARWSILLEEIECTEEEMLMFASLQYHICKLTMCAKPVDHSDEPEIDEVEAALSHLETALEGRSTDRILEDITDIPKLEDTLKLYRPKRLLRTFKDYWFVFRDTSISYYKNKESANSEPIEQLHLRGCEVVPDVNVTEKKFGIKLLLPVADGMNEVYIRCESETQYAKWKAACILASKGKTMAYSSYRTEVKNIQSFLQMKSLAPPPGQASPDVDSMEMNAECFVSPRYSKKYKAKQLTTRILEAHQNISQLSLMDAKMRFIQAWQSLPEFGIKYYIVRFKGSKKDEILGISYNRLIRIDPSTRLPVTTWRYSNMKQWNVNWEIRQVAIEFDQNVLVAFTCQSCDCRVVHEYIGGYIFLSTRAKDQNETLDEELFRKLTGGQE; encoded by the exons ATGGTCACTGCTGCGGAATATGGACATAACTCATGGGACCTGCTGATCCAAGTGGACCAGAGGGAAGGGGATGAGACCATGAAGTTCAAAATTCGGGTCAAGGGAGACCTTCACATCGGAGGGCTCATGCTCAAACTCGTGGAGAAGATTA AGGCGCCCCAGGACTGGTCCGATCACGCCCTGTGGTGGGAGCGCAGGAACATCTGGCTGCTAAAGACCCACTGGACCCTGGACAAGTACGGCGTTCAGGCGGACGCCACGCTGCGCTTCACCCCCCAGCACAAGGCCCTGTGCCTGCAGCTGCCCAACATGAAGACCATCAGACTCGCCGTCACCTTCTCAGCTGTGGTCTTCAGGGCTGTAGTGGAGATTTGTCGAGCGCTCA ATATAAGAAGGTCTGAGGAGTTGTCCCTCCTGAAACTGCCGGATGAcaccaagaagaagaagaagaaagacaaGAACAAGGATGACATGGAGGATGATGTCATAGACATGGACAACATCGGTGGCCCAG CTGGCACTGGTCTCTACAGTAAAACCATGACGGCGACCTACGACCCTGAGAGTGGGACCCCCGCCTCAGCCACCAGTCTGTGGTTTGGAGAGAACCCTCTGACCGCCAGCCAGCCTAACGTAGCTCCTGAGGAGCTGGCCAAGATGTTCCAGCCACTCAGCATGGAAGACAAAGCAGCCATCAACGCTGG gtGGCTGGACTCCTCCAGCTCTCTAATGGAACAGGGAGTCCAGGAGAATGACAGACTCCTACTGCGCTTCAAGTACCACTGCTTCTTCGACCTCAACCCAAAA tACGATGCAGTGAGGATCACACAGCTGTATGAACAAGCACGCTGGTCCATTCTGCTGGAGGAGATTGAGTgcacagaggaggagatgtTAATGTTCGCTTCCCTGCAG TATCACATATGCAAACTGACCATGTGCGCCAAGCCTGTGGACCATTCGGACGAACCCGAAATCGATGAGGTGGAGGCAGCCCTCTCGCATTTAGAGACGGCCCTGGAAGGGCGGAGCACGGACAGGATTCTG GAAGACATCACAGATATTCCAAAGTTGGAAGATACTCTTAAACTTTATAG GCCCAAGCGGCTACTGAGAACATTCAAAGACTACTGGTTTGTGTTCAGAGACACCAGCATTTCCTattacaaaaacaaagaatcaGCTAATTCTGAGCCTATTGAACAGCTCCATCTGCGAG GCTGTGAGGTTGTTCCAGATGTAAACGTAACGGAAAAGAAATTCGGCATCAAACTGTTGCTGCCTGTTGCAGATGGGATGAATGAGGTGTATATTcgctgtgagagt GAGACACAGTACGCTAAGTGGAAAGCTGCCTGTATCCTGGCCTCCAAAGGCAAGACTATGGCCTACAGCTCCTACCGCACAGAAGTGAAGAACATTCAGTCCTTCCTGCAGATGAAGAGTCTGGCGCCCCCACCTGGCCAGGCATCACCTGACGTGGACTCAATGGAGATGAACGCTGAGTGCTTCGTCTCCCCACGTTACTCCAAAAAATACAAGGCCAAACAA TTGACCACACGAATCTTGGAAGCACATCAGAACATCTCCCAGCTTTCCCTCATGGACGCTAAAATGCGCTTCATCCAAGCATGGCAGTCGTTGCCAGAGTTTGGCATTAAGTACTACATAGTCAG ATTCAAAGGCAGCAAGAAGGATGAGATCCTGGGGATCTCCTACAACAGGCTGATCCGCATCGACCCGTCAACACGCCTGCCAGTCACAACATGGCGGTACTCCAACATGAAGCAGTGGAATGTTAACTGGGAGATCAGACAG gtGGCCATTGAATTTGACCAGAATGTCTTGGTTGCATTTACCTGTCAGAGCTGTGATTGTCGGGTAGTTCACGAGTACATTGGAGGCTACATCTTCCTCTCAACTCGTGCCAAAGACCAGAATGAAACACTAGATGAAGAACTTTTCCGTAAACTTACAGGAGGGCAAGAATGA
- the trmt6 gene encoding tRNA (adenine(58)-N(1))-methyltransferase non-catalytic subunit TRM6 isoform X2 produces the protein MADTVTDTDAECRIREGDYVVLKRGDVYKSVQIDKKKKVIFEKQWIFLDGAVGELYGSTFEVNAGAKLSLRKTNNSGSSAGDGETKEAGLDNRHIVDDGKSQKLTRDDIESLKEQGLKGQEIVQQLIDNSTTFRDKTEFAQEKYIKKKKKKYENSITVLKPTSRILAMMYHGREPGKVCHLRCDTLAQLLTLGNIHAGSKVIVFETCAGLVLGSVMERMGGYGSVIQMYPGGGPVRAATDSFGFPSHFHDTLHEFPLCKLSALLSGTLNTEEKDPDGQSDGRPGERVTSSQLSSGGGEEASSEPQKMEVCAEQATDKDKERMERLREQKAQEKRVKMEEKRKRLCAAAALLKGRDADGLVIASRFHPCPVLLGLLKFVAPSRPFVVYCQYREPLIECYTKLREQGGAINLRLTDTWSRHYQVLPNRTHPKLLMSGGGGYVLSGTTVAANGGPSGPRQGTAGEPLAKRLRRDETTAASDSSTSFGSV, from the exons ATGGCGGACACGGTGACCGACACTGATGCCGAATGCAGAATCCGCGAAGGAGACTACGTTGTGTTGAAGAGAGGCGACGTTTACAAGTCTGTGCAGATTGACAAGAAAAA GAAGGTGATTTTTGAGAAGCAGTGGATCTTCTTGGATGGTGCCGTTGGGGAATTATATGGGTCGACGTTTGAAGTCAACGCTGGTGCGAAACTCAGTCTACGGAAAACAAACAACTCAGGAAGTTCCGCAGGTGATGGAG AGACCAAAGAAGCAGGCCTGGATAACAGACACATTGTAGATGATGGTAAATCACAGAAACTGACAAGAGATGACATCGAGTCACTCAAAGAGCAAGGGCTTAAGGGCCAG GAAATTGTTCAGCAGCTTATAGACAACAGTACAACCTTCAGGGATAAAACAGAATTTGCTCAGGAGAAATAcatcaagaaaaaaaagaaaaa GTATGAGAACTCTATAACAGTCCTGAAGCCCACCTCTCGTATTCTAGCCATGATGTACCATGGCAGAGAACCTGGGAAGGTTTG TCATCTGCGGTGTGATACGCTGGCCCAGCTGCTGACCCTGGGAAACATCCACGCGGGCAGTAAGGTCATCGTGTTTGAGACGTGTGCTGGCCTCGTTCTCGGCTCTGTTATGGAGAGAATGGGGG GCTATGGCTCCGTGATCCAGATGTATCCCGGCGGAGGTCCGGTCCGGGCAGCTACGGACAGCTTCGGCTTCCCCTCACACTTCCACGACACGCTGCACGAGTTCCCCCTGTGTAAGCTCAGCGCCCTGCTCTCAGGAACACTGAACACGGAGGAGAAAGACCCGGACGGGCAGAGCGACGGGCGACCGGGCGAGAGGGTCACCTCCTCCCAGCTCTCCTCGGGTGGAGGCGAGGAGGCCAGCTCTGAGCCACAGAAGATGGAGGTGTGCGCAGAGCAGGCCACAGACAAGGACAAGGAACGCATGGAGAGGCTGCGTGAGCAGAAA GCACAAGAGAAGAGAGtgaagatggaggagaagaggaagaggctgTGTGCTGCCGCCGCCCTGCTGAAGGGGCGAGACGCAGACGG GCTGGTGATTGCTAGCCGGTTCCACCCGTGTCCTGTGCTGCTGGGCCTGCTGAAATTTGTGGCTCCTTCCAGGCCATTTGTCGTGTATTGCCAGTACAGAGAG CCATTAATTGAATGCTATACGAAGCTTagggagcagggaggagcaATAAATCTCAGACTGACAGACACCTGGAGCAGACATTACCAG GTGTTGCCCAACAGGACCCACCCCAAGCTGCTGATGAGTGGTGGGGGGGGCTATGTGCTCTCTGGAACCACGGTGGCTGCTAACGGGGGCCCCTCTGGACCTCGGCAGGGCACAGCGGGCGAGCCCCTCGCAAAGCGGCTCAGACGAGACGAGACCACAGCCGCGAGTGATTCCTCTACCTCTTTTGGTTCAGTCTAA